A part of Salvelinus sp. IW2-2015 linkage group LG16, ASM291031v2, whole genome shotgun sequence genomic DNA contains:
- the znf692 gene encoding zinc finger protein 692, producing MEQINDPLTMVSESTPDTIRQQRRRELDARRSKSRVRLGSCLQSWGQLKNHLGFSLHSELANYLLQSYFSKVCAKCSDNMKGDTTALVTSRESLHRLVLLVHTHGQQCPFPPTLQSDTAREKQAADTEGSQSKGEAVKQRTGPKHLPPQTGAKDCSSPEEGLSPCAQGKEMREPSDVLEAELCLHYVCEGGHLLSWQPSQSGCDEERGAGEREGEIVEGDITPAGPTMSKGRRGAKEPKKESVTGTGRLTVRRTRARGGARSVVIQEEAQQPGEETMDLTTLNSGESNSKGSENAQEESVAGSDTMPAESLQSLEDCFHRRLPMECNDHDDDKEHNPDNITGEKDVPSSGRPEPADNVSQIVSKKKRKTTPKAILPCEFDGCGKIFSSRQYLNHHMKYQHFHQRTFTCSHTPCGKSFNFKKHLKEHEKLHSNQRDFICEFCARAFRTNSHLLIHRRIHTGEKPIQCEVCGFTCRQKASLNWHMKKHNAESSYQFPCEICGRRFEKSYNLTAHHRKSHPD from the exons ATGGAGCAGATTAATGACCCTTTGACCATGGTGTCGGAGTCTACTCCAGACACCATCAGACAGCAGAGGCGCAGGGAGCTGGACGCTCGGCGGAGTAAGTCTCGTGTGCGTCTGGGGTCATGCCTGCAGAGCTGGGGTCAGCTGAAGAACCACCTGGGATTCTCTCTGCACTCTGAGCTCGCCAACTACCTACTGCAGAG CTATTTTTCTAAAGTGTGTGCCAAATGCTCAG ACAATATGAAAGGGGATACGACTGCCTTGGTGACATCAAGAGAATCTCTGCATCGCCTCGTCCTATTGGTCCACACCCACGGGCAACAGTGCCCCTTCCCACCAACCCTCCAATCTGACACTGCCAGAGAGAAGCAGGCAGCTGACACAGAGGGGAGCCAGTCAAAGGGAGAGGCAGTGAAGCAGAGAACAGGCCCAAAGCACTTACCACCTCAGACAGGTGCAAAGGACTGTAGTTCTCCAGAGGAGGGCCTCTCTCCATGTGCTCAGGGGAAGGAAATGAGAGAACCCTCGGATGTGTTAGAGGCAGAACTGTGTCTGCACTATGTCTGTGAGGGAGGGCATCTGCTTTCATGGCAACCTAGTCAGAGTGGCTGTGATGAAGAGAggggggcaggagagagggaaggagagattgtGGAGGGGGATATTACCCCTGCAGGTCCAACTATGTccaaagggaggagaggagcaaaggagcccaagaaggagagtgtCACAGGGACGGGTCGTCTTACTGTGAGGAGGACTAGGGCTCGTGGTGGAGCAAGGTCTGTGGTGATCCAAGAGGAGGCACAACAGCCAGGAGAGGAGACGATGGACCTGACAACCCTAAACTCTGGAGAGAGCAACTCAAAAG GAAGTGAGAATGCACAGGAAGAGTCRGTGGCAGGAAGTGACACAATGCCAGCAGAGTCCTTGCAGTCATTGGAGGATTG TTTTCATAGGCGGCTGCCTATGGAATGTAATGATCATGACGATGATAAGGAGCACAACCCAGAcaacatcactggagagaagGATGTCCCTTCATCCGGCAG ACCGGAGCCAGCCGACAATGTTTCTCAGATTGTCAGCAAAAAGAAAAG AAAAACAACACCGAAAGCAATCTTGCCTTGTGAGTTTGATGGCTGTGGGAAGATCTTCTCCTCTCGGCAGTACCTCAAT CATCATATGAAGTACCAGCACTTCCACCAGAGGACGTTCACCTGCTCTCACACTCcctgtgggaagtccttcaactTCAAGAAGCACCTGAAAGAGCATGAGAAGCTGCACAGCA ACCAGAGGGACTTCATCTGTGAGTTCTGTGCCCGAGCTTTCCGCACCAACAGCCACCTTCTCATCCACCGCCGCATCCACACCGGAGAGAAACCGATACA gTGTGAGGTATGTGGCTTCACCTGCCGCCAGAAGGCCTCACTCAACTGGCACATGAAGAAGCACAACGCTGAGAGCAGTTACCAGTTCCCCTGTGAGATCTGCGGCCGGCGCTTTGAGAAGAGTTACAACCTGACCGCTCACCACCGCAAAAGCCACCCTGACTAG